CTCCTTTGCGCGTTTAAGAATATTTACAAGAAGACTCTCCGATGAAAGAACTGTCTTATGCATGTATACCTGCCAGTACATAAGCCTGCGGGCAATAAGAAATTTCTCGAGAGAATAGATCCCCTTCTCATCAATAACAAGCCGGTTATCGACCACATTAAGCATTCTTATAATCCTCTCAGAGCCAACAGAGCCTTCAATTACACCGGTAAAGAAACTGTCGCGGCGCAGGTAATCAAGCCTGTCCATATCCATCTGGCCTGAGATAAGCTCATAGAAAAATTTACGGGGATATTTACCGGTAAAGATCTCAATGGCCAGATCGAGTTTCCCGTTATACTCTTCATTCATCTTCCTCATTAAAAGAAGTGAAAGATCCTCATGAGTGATTCCGCTGATAATAGAATTCTCGAGGGCATGAGAAAACGGTCCATGACCGGCATCGTGAAGCAGAATTGCTATACATGTTGCCTCTTCTTCATCTGCTGATATTGTTACACCTTTACTCCTGAGAGTACTGAATGCCATATCCATAAGATGCAGTGCTCCAAGTCCGTGCTGAAAACGACTGTGATTTGCTCCGGGATATACAAAACTGGTAAGCCCTAACTGCTTGATGTTCCGAAGTCTCTGAAACCATGGGTGTTCAATAAGGTCAAAAACAAAATCTCCGGGAATACTTATGAATCCATAAACCGGGTCATTTATTATTTTTCGCTTATTAGTAAGATATACCACATGAAAAAATTTAATTACAAAAATAGGAATTAGTTTCAGATTGCAATAATTCAGGTTTTCACAACCCAAATACCATTGTCATAAAAAAAACCTTAAAGATTTTGGAAATGCAAATAATATAGCTCTACTTTGCATTTCAAAGTACTTTTAACTATCAGAATGAAGAAATCGCTGACATTATTATCGAAGAATTATAATGTTCTTAAATGCAGCATGTTGTACAACATAAATTTTTATTGTAACAATTGAAATATTTTCCGTCTTTAATGCGTCAAATACTCATAATTGATTACCTCTGTGAAATAAATAACAGTTCTCTATGAAAATTGAAATTCAGGGCCTTAACCAGATATATCCAAACGGCAACCATGCTTTAAAAGATATTAACCTTGAGTTTGGCACCGGCATGTTCGGACTTCTTGGTCCTAACGGTGCCGGAAAATCAAGTCTGATGAGGATTATGGTTACCCTGATGAAACCATCATCAGGTGTGGTGCTTGTTGACGGAAAAGACATACAGAAAAACAGGAAAGAGCTTCGAAAGATCCTTGGATATCTTCCACAGGATTTCAGATTTTTTACTTCACTTAAGACATGGGAGTTTCTCGATTATTCAGGGGCTCTTGCCGGCTTACAAAATAAAAAGGAAAGAATTGCTGAAGTTGACAGACTGCTTGATCAGGTGGGACTTCTCGAAGTTCGTGACAGACAGGCCAACAGGTTATCCGGCGGTATGAAAAGAAGGCTGGGCATTGCCCAGGCTTTGATCG
This genomic stretch from Bacteroidales bacterium harbors:
- a CDS encoding HD domain-containing protein, with amino-acid sequence MVYLTNKRKIINDPVYGFISIPGDFVFDLIEHPWFQRLRNIKQLGLTSFVYPGANHSRFQHGLGALHLMDMAFSTLRSKGVTISADEEEATCIAILLHDAGHGPFSHALENSIISGITHEDLSLLLMRKMNEEYNGKLDLAIEIFTGKYPRKFFYELISGQMDMDRLDYLRRDSFFTGVIEGSVGSERIIRMLNVVDNRLVIDEKGIYSLEKFLIARRLMYWQVYMHKTVLSSESLLVNILKRAKELANEGKDLYTTPALRFFLYNKIESSDLISDGTFTPGLIASNFTRLDDTDILVSAKYWADDSDKVLSDLSGRMTRRDLFAIELQNDPFPDKRVSELKNLAGVLMKISPELEDYYVYTGSISNLTYTPDAPEVKILLKNGTTADISSVSDMFDHRFLSERVTKNFLCYPKECR
- a CDS encoding ABC transporter ATP-binding protein, which gives rise to MKIEIQGLNQIYPNGNHALKDINLEFGTGMFGLLGPNGAGKSSLMRIMVTLMKPSSGVVLVDGKDIQKNRKELRKILGYLPQDFRFFTSLKTWEFLDYSGALAGLQNKKERIAEVDRLLDQVGLLEVRDRQANRLSGGMKRRLGIAQALIGNPKIIVVDEPTTGLDPDERIRFRNILSQLSQHDVTIILSTHIVGDISSTCQGMALLNRGELVFSGSPENLVKHAEGHVFKMNLNPYDYERVKERYNVISTIPVDSGWEVQIVSDEAPEYPSAEIIPNIEHAYVYFMEHKLHADITD